A stretch of the Halorussus salinus genome encodes the following:
- a CDS encoding TOMM precursor leader peptide-binding protein codes for MTDSLREVLVEYPKVDASLVPVRLSPDDVHFRSGPWSGTVFDLSDDDREGTLADLVAMLDGTNTVEEILDSFGDDADEVAEVLYLLQDEGVVYGGEGAIDREGVRGYLSATDQFAGGELARLDAATVTLVGSGRTATYLARDAVEMGVGDVRLLGLHGASIPDDLAAAPEVSTLDREELRDALVATDCAVYAADRPDPDATDRLNRLVHETETPLLLGQVAGLDGVVGPTILPGETACYECFRQRRYANVDAPEGYRAYEEVVADAPGAPGPNLPGFGRIVAGCLGLELVNQLVSGVGFTVGRVVHYDFADLSVGADDVLRMPRCPVCGKSSDDIDHSRHVGIEDMVRDRNGGEGH; via the coding sequence ATGACCGACTCGCTCCGAGAGGTGCTGGTCGAGTATCCGAAAGTCGATGCGTCGCTCGTTCCGGTGCGGCTCTCCCCCGACGACGTTCACTTCCGGTCGGGACCGTGGAGCGGGACCGTCTTCGACCTCTCGGACGACGATCGAGAGGGAACGCTAGCGGACCTCGTCGCCATGCTCGACGGCACGAACACCGTCGAGGAGATACTCGATTCGTTCGGCGACGACGCCGACGAGGTCGCGGAGGTCCTCTATCTCCTCCAAGACGAGGGCGTCGTCTACGGGGGCGAGGGCGCTATCGACCGCGAGGGCGTCCGGGGGTACCTCTCGGCGACCGACCAGTTCGCTGGCGGCGAGTTGGCGCGCCTCGACGCCGCGACGGTGACGCTCGTCGGGTCCGGCCGGACCGCGACCTACCTCGCGCGCGACGCGGTGGAGATGGGCGTCGGCGACGTGCGACTGCTCGGTCTCCACGGCGCGTCGATACCCGACGACCTCGCGGCCGCTCCCGAGGTCTCGACGCTGGACCGCGAGGAGCTACGCGACGCGCTCGTGGCGACCGACTGCGCCGTCTACGCCGCCGACCGGCCGGACCCGGACGCGACCGACCGGCTGAATCGACTCGTCCACGAGACCGAGACGCCGCTACTCCTCGGACAGGTGGCCGGGCTGGACGGGGTTGTCGGGCCGACGATACTTCCCGGCGAGACGGCCTGCTACGAGTGTTTCAGACAGCGCCGGTACGCGAACGTGGACGCGCCCGAGGGCTACCGCGCCTACGAGGAGGTCGTCGCCGACGCGCCCGGTGCGCCGGGACCGAACCTCCCCGGATTCGGCCGCATCGTCGCGGGGTGTCTCGGTCTCGAACTCGTGAACCAGTTGGTGAGCGGCGTCGGGTTCACGGTCGGTCGAGTCGTCCACTACGACTTCGCCGACCTCTCGGTCGGGGCCGACGACGTGTTGCGGATGCCTCGATGCCCGGTCTGCGGGAAGTCGAGCGACGACATCGACCACAGCCGACACGTCGGTATCGAGGACATGGTTCGGGACCGCAACGGGGGCGAGGGCCATTAG
- a CDS encoding SagB/ThcOx family dehydrogenase: MDLSTEGYENVRAFQVQSYGDRGVDFWPDESYIDRFQRREFEPGDVAEIFHENTKGDPVHDRQQTRSTQRLSEPGMHHVLANVDADYTGSELIKLPSAAELDADLGTVLNERRSVREYADEPLSKGDLATLLRYGVGVSATRSDGAGNTKRFRTYPSAGGLYPVELYPVVLDVDGLDAGLYYYSTTEHGLRRLRSGDHELADDFADALISSDQLDLASAPVVFVLTGAFPRNKAKYGPRGYRYVLQESAHAAQNLLLVAEALGLGSVPAAAFRDRAMNDFLDVDGVNEAVVYAVGTGHPSPEVVAR; encoded by the coding sequence ATGGACTTATCGACGGAAGGATACGAGAACGTCCGTGCCTTCCAAGTGCAGTCGTACGGCGACCGGGGCGTCGATTTCTGGCCAGATGAGAGCTACATCGACCGATTCCAGCGTCGAGAGTTCGAGCCGGGCGACGTGGCCGAGATATTCCACGAGAACACGAAAGGCGACCCGGTTCACGACCGACAGCAGACCCGGTCCACGCAGCGGTTGTCCGAGCCGGGGATGCACCACGTCCTCGCAAACGTCGATGCGGACTACACCGGCTCGGAGCTAATCAAACTCCCCTCCGCCGCCGAACTCGACGCCGACCTCGGGACCGTGTTGAACGAGCGGCGGTCCGTGCGCGAGTACGCCGACGAACCGCTCTCGAAGGGTGACCTTGCGACACTGCTCCGGTACGGCGTCGGCGTCTCGGCGACTCGCAGCGACGGTGCGGGCAACACCAAACGATTCCGAACGTACCCGTCCGCGGGCGGTCTCTACCCGGTCGAACTCTACCCGGTCGTCCTCGACGTGGACGGTCTCGACGCCGGACTCTACTACTACAGCACGACCGAACACGGGCTTCGACGCCTCCGGAGCGGCGACCACGAACTCGCGGACGACTTCGCGGACGCTCTCATCTCCAGCGACCAGTTGGACCTCGCGTCCGCCCCGGTCGTCTTCGTGCTGACCGGTGCGTTCCCGCGGAACAAGGCGAAATACGGCCCGCGAGGCTATCGGTACGTCCTCCAAGAGTCGGCCCACGCCGCACAAAACCTCCTGCTCGTCGCCGAGGCGCTCGGTCTCGGCAGCGTCCCGGCGGCGGCGTTCCGCGACCGAGCGATGAACGACTTCCTCGACGTGGACGGCGTCAACGAGGCGGTGGTCTACGCCGTTGGCACCGGTCACCCCTCCCCGGAGGTGGTCGCCCGATGA